One window from the genome of Ananas comosus cultivar F153 linkage group 13, ASM154086v1, whole genome shotgun sequence encodes:
- the LOC109719573 gene encoding protein RADIALIS-like 4 — protein MRMEDSDQDGASASAASSSSSSSSWSWEENKRFELALAAVDERSPDRWAEIASMVGREKSAEDARRRYEALLEDLCIIESGALDYEYVACLGVGESLCWNQQWFDPLSLSS, from the exons atGAGAATGGAAGATAGTGATCAAGATGGTGCAAGTGCCAGTGctgcaagcagcagcagcagcagtagtagctGGAGCTGGGAGGAGAACAAGCGGTTCGAGCTCGCGCTGGCGGCGGTCGACGAGCGGAGCCCTGACCGGTGGGCGGAGATCGCGTCGATGGTCGGAAGAGAGAAGAGCGCGGAGGACGCGCGGCGGCGGTATGAGGCCCTGCTGGAGGATCTCTGCATCATTGAATCTGGTGCACTTGACTATGAATATGTTGCATGTTTAGGTGTTGGAGAATCACTCTGTTGGAATCAACA GTGGTTTGATCCACTGAGCTTATCTTCTTAA